The following is a genomic window from Armatimonadota bacterium.
AGACACGATGCGCGCGATGAAGCCGTGGTTCGCGCGTGGCTACGAGTTCTACGTTGACCCGAGCGCCGGGCTCGAACATCGTCACGCCGCGACGTGCGAGCGCGTTAACGCCCGGGCTATCCCGTGGCTCCGGCAGCATGCCGATGAGCGCTTCTTCCTCTACGTGCATTACTGGGAGCCGCATACGCCGTACCTGCCGCCCGCGCGGTATCGCGGCCTGTTCTACGACGGCGATCCGACCGATCCCAAGCACGATACGCTCGCCGCCATCTATAGACAGCCCTTCGGCGAGTGGTGGCTCGAAAGCTGGTTCAGCCAATTCCCTCAGCCATTGCGCGACGCCGAGTACATCGTCGCCATGTACGATGGCGAGATCCGCTACGCGGACGATGGGGTGGGGGAGCTGCTCGCCGCGCTGGATGACACCGCTGACGCGGACGATACGCTCGTCCTCGTCTTCTCCGACCACGGCGAGAACATGTATCACCACGACGTGTTCTTCGACCATCACGGGCTCTACGAAGGCGTCATTCATTGCCCGCTTGTTGTGCGCTGGCCGGGGCGCGTGGCGGCGGGCACGCGCGTCCCTCACTTGGTCCAGCACACCGACCTCGCGCCCACTCTGCTCGACGCCGCAGGCGTCGAGATCCCGCAAGCAATAGAGGGTCGCAGCCTGGTTCCCCTGATAACCGCCGAATCGCATGCACCCCTCCATGATCGGTTGATCACCCAGGAATGCACGTGGCAGGCCAAATGGGCGTTGCGCACCGACGAGTACAAGCTCATCCTGTCGCGGGAGCAGGGCCGCGATCTTCACGACAAGCCTCCGCGCGAACTGTATCACCTGGCAGCCGATCCCGGCGAGCTGACCAACCTGGCCGAGCGTCAGCCGGACGTCGTGGCGGCGATGGAGAGCGAATTGGAGCAATGGATCGCGCGCATGATGGAGAAGAACGGTCTGGAACAGGATCCGCTCATCGCGCAGGGAATCACCCTGGGCAAGCGGTGGCGTAGCTGGGTCAAGGAGAAAGGGTACTGGTGATGTACGGCAAGCACGGGCCCTGGGCGTAAGGGCCGGGCTCGTGATTACTCTCACGGATGCCTCGCGACGAGACATGGCTGAGGAGGACGACATGGCCACGGTCACGGTCAATCCTGGGAACTGCAACTTCACGGCGCGCATCGAGGCGAGTGCCGACGCGGATGGCAACGTCCGGATCAGCCTCGCCTCTGAGTGCCCGCGCGCTCAGGACTTCGCGGCTCAGGCGGGCGCGCTGAGCGCTACCTGCGCGGCGGGATGGAAGTGCGCGGGCTTCTTCGTCTACGAGC
Proteins encoded in this region:
- a CDS encoding sulfatase — encoded protein: MNVLLLDIDTLRADHLGCYGYARKTSPNLDALAAQGALCEKLYAPAVPTQPSHTTMYTGQYPITHGIVSHGGAASLADDAPFLPELLQKAGYTTCAVDTMRAMKPWFARGYEFYVDPSAGLEHRHAATCERVNARAIPWLRQHADERFFLYVHYWEPHTPYLPPARYRGLFYDGDPTDPKHDTLAAIYRQPFGEWWLESWFSQFPQPLRDAEYIVAMYDGEIRYADDGVGELLAALDDTADADDTLVLVFSDHGENMYHHDVFFDHHGLYEGVIHCPLVVRWPGRVAAGTRVPHLVQHTDLAPTLLDAAGVEIPQAIEGRSLVPLITAESHAPLHDRLITQECTWQAKWALRTDEYKLILSREQGRDLHDKPPRELYHLAADPGELTNLAERQPDVVAAMESELEQWIARMMEKNGLEQDPLIAQGITLGKRWRSWVKEKGYW